In the genome of Ferrovibrio terrae, the window TTTCGCGTTCGACACCCGCACGCGATGCTCGCCGATCTGCTCGATCTGCACGGCAGTGAAATCGCAGGTGACATCGGGCAGCATGTAGCAGGCCGGATCGCCGATCTCGTAGACCAGCTGCTCGGCCACCGTGCCGAAGCTGACCAGACCCCCGGTGCCTTTCGGCTTGATGACGACGAAGCTGCCGTCTGCGGAAACCTCCGCAATCGGATAACCGATATTGTCCCAGTCCGGCACGTCGCGCCAATCGGTGAACAATCCGCCCGAGGCCTGCGCGCCGCATTCGATGATATGGCCGGCCAGACTGCCGGCGGAGAGCTTGTCGAAATCCTGCAGGTCCCAGCCGAATTCATGCAGCAGCGGGCCGAGCACCAGGGCTGAATCGACGCAACGGCCGGTGACGACGATATCGGCGCCGGCTTTGAGCGCGGCGGCGATGGGTGCCGCGCCTAAGTAGGCATTGGCCGACATGAATTTCGCCGGCGTCTCGGCACCCTTTTGCATCGGCTCCAGCTGCGACTTCAGCGTGTCGATCTGCGGCAGCAGGTCGTCGCCCAGCACCACACCGACCTTCAGCGACAAACCGGCATCCGCAATCAGTGCGCGGATGGCGGCGGCACAGGCCGCCGGGTTCACGCCGCCGGCATTGGCCACCACCTTCACCTTGCGACGCGCCAGCTCGGGCAGCAGCCGCTTCATGGTCACAGCGACGAAATCGGTGGCGTAGCCCTGCGCCGGATCTTTCGCCCGCATGCGCGCCATGATCGACATGGTGATCTCGGCCAGGTAGTCGAAGATCAGGTAGTCGACCTCGCCCTGCGCCAGCAGCTGCGGCGCGGCGACCATGGAATCGCCCCAGAAGGCCGATGCGCCGCCGATGCGGATCGCCCGGGGCGCCTCTTGGCTGCTGCTCATGTTCCGTTTCCTCCGGCCGCGTTTTCTGGCAGCATAAACACCCGGAACTGCCGCGTCATGCCTGACGCTGCGTCATATCCGGATGTCCATGCAAGACACTCTCGCAGTGCAGATCGTCAGCCGCAGCTGGAAACGCCTCTGGCGCAGTGCATGGCGTGGGGGTGTCGACGCCCTGCTGCCACCGCAATGCATGCTGTGCACCGCGCAGGTGGATGAACCCGGGCGGCTCTGCCTCGATTGCTGGCCCAGCGTCGGCTTCATAGCAGACCCCTGTTGCCCAACCTGCGGCGTCCCGCATGCCGTGCCGGTGCCCGACGGACTGGTCTGCGGCGCCTGCCTGAAAGACACGCCACCGTTTGCCCGCGCGCGCGCCGCGTTTGTGTATGGCGGCGGCGGTCGCGACCTGGTGCTGCGCTTCAAGCGCGGCGACCGCACCGACCTCGCGCCCGGTCTCGCCGCCCTGATGCGGCAGGCCGGTGCGCCGCTGCTGACCGAGTGCGACATGATCCTGCCGGTGCCGTTGCATCGCTGGCGGCTGTGGCGCCGGCGCTTCAACCAGTCGGCGCTGCTGGCCCGGGCCCTCGGCGGGGTGACCGGCAAGCCTGTGCTGCTCGACCTGCTGCAGCGGCGCCGCGCCACCCGCAGCCTCGGCCGCCTCAACCGTGCTGCCCGCAGGCGGGAACTGGCCGGAGCCATCGCGGTTGATCCGGGGCAGGCGGCCGCCATCCGCGGCCGGCGCCTGCTGCTGGTGGATGACGTTTTCACCACCGGCGCCACGGTGAATGCCTGCTGCCGGGCGCTGCTGCGGGCAGGGGCCGCGGAGGTGACGGTGCTCACCCTCGCCCGGGTTGTTCGGGCCGAGCAGAGCGCCATATAATCTCAAAATTGCGAGGGGCAAACTCGCACAAGGAACCCGGACGATGGCTCAGATCGAAATCTACACCACCTTCATGTGCCCCTATTGCGCGCGCGCCAAGGCGCTGCTCGACAAGAAGGGTCAGACCTATGACGAGATTGACGTGTCCTACGACGCTGCCAAGCGCGAGGAGATGACCCAGAAGGCCGGCGGCGTCCGCACGGTGCCGCAAATCTGGATCAACGGCACGCATGTTGGCGGCTCGGATGATCTCTATGCGCTGGAGCGCGCGGGTAAGCTTGACGCCATGTTGGCGGCGTAAAGTCAGAACGGGGGCGGGGCGATGGCGCAGAAGGTAAAAGTCGGTCTGGTGCAGCCCAATATCTGGGACAACATGGACGCCAACATCGCCCATGTCTCCGCTCTGGTGCGCAAAGCCAGGGAAGCTGGAGCCGACTTCATCACCACGCCGGAGAATTCCGGCTTCATGGGCGTGAATGCCGCTGCCAGTGTCGCTGCCGGAAAGCCGGAAGAGAGTCACCCGGCGTTGCAGGCGTTCCGCAAACTCAGCGCGGAACTCGGCACCTGGCTGCTGGTGGGGTCGCTGGCGATCAAGCCGGCCGGCGCCAACCGCAACTTCAACCGCTCATACCTGCTGGCGCCCGATGGCGGAATTGCCGCGCGCTACGACAAGATCCATCTCTTCGATGTCGATCTTCCGTCCGGCGAGACTTATCGCGAGAGCAACTCGATCGCGCCGGGCGGCGAGGGCGTGCTGACGTCGCTGCCATTCGGCACGCTCGGCATGTCGGTCTGCTACGACCTGCGCTTCCCCGGTCTGTATCGCGGCTTGGCGCAGGCCGGCGCTGATCTGATCACCATCCCGGCGGCCTTCACCCGCACCACCGGCCAGGCACATTGGCATGTGCTGATGCGGGCGCGCGCCATCGAGACCGGCGCTTTCGTGATCGCGCCCGCCATGTGGGGCGACCATCCGGGCAACCGGCAGACTTATGGTCATTCACTGGTGATTGATCCCTGGGGCCGCGTGCTGGCCGATATGGGCGATGGCGTCGGCGCGAAAGTGGTCGAGATCGATCTGGGTGAAGTGGCCAAGGCGCGGGCGCAGATCCCGGCCTGGCGGCACGATCCTGTCTATACGTTGCCGGCGCGCAATTTGACCGGCCGGGCCGCCGAATAGAGCGGCAGGGTCACGTTCATCGCCTGGGCGAATGGCGCCCACAACGCGGGCGTCAGGGCCAGCACCGGTTCGGCCTGCGGCATGCCACGGCCTTCATAGTCGTTGGTGAAGCCACCGGCTTCGCGCACCAGCAGCAGGCCCGCCAGCGCGTCCCACGGCTTCATGCGTAGTTCATAAAAACCATCCAGCGCGCCTTCGGCCGCCAGCGCCATCAGCAGCAGGCCGCTGCCGAGCCGGCGATACTGGCAATGGGCCGCCAGCAGGTTGTCGATGACTTTCGCGTGCGGCCCCGGCGCCTCGCCATGGCCGTAGCCGATGCCGAGGCAGGCCTGGTCGAAACGCTGCATGCCGCTGACCGAGATCGGCTTGCCGTTGCAGAAGGCGCCATGGCCAGCACGCGCAGTGTAGAGCTTGTCGGAGACGGCATCGTAGATCAGGCCGAGTTCGATGCGGCCCTGCACCATCAGCGCAATCGCCACGCACCAATACGGTAGTCCGCGCACGTAATTCGCCGTGCCGTCGATGGGATCGATCACCCAGAGCGCATCGGTATCGCCGCCGCGCCGGCCGCGTTCCTCGCCGAGAATTCCGTCATGCGGAAATTCGCCGAGCAGGCGCGAGGCGATCAGGTCTTCGGTCTCGGCATCGGCCTGGCTGACGAAATCCTGCACGCCCTTCAGCTTGACCACCAGTTCGCTGCGATTGTCGAAAAAACCACGCGCCAGTTTGCCGGCCTCGCGGATCACCTGGCTCGCATGCTGCAGACGTTTGTCGATGTCGAAGGTCATGGCCGGATGCTACGCCTCGGCGGGCGATGGCCCAACTGCTAATTCGGAAAAATCACGCCGTAATATCGCTGGACACACTTTCCGTTTGCATCCTGTTCCAGGCTTCACGCGGAAGGTTGTGCCAGCTGACGATCCGCTCCCAGATCGGTCCCTCGCCGGTGTAGCTGAATCCCAGCTTGGCCAGCACGCGCTTCGAGCCGCGGTTTTCCGGCGCGGTCAGCGCGATCAGTTGTGTGAGGTTACAGCGCTCGAAGCCGAATTGCAGCGCGGCGCGACCGGCCTCACTCGCCAGGCCGCGGCCCCAGGCGGTCTTGCCCAGCAGATACAGCAGTTCGGTCTGTTCGGCCTCGGGCACCCAGCGCAACCCGCATTGCCCGAGCAGCCGGCCGCTCACGCGATCCTGCACGGCCCAGACCCCATGGCCGCGCCGATCCCAGTGGTCGTTGAAATTATGGATGTTGCTCTTGGCGCGCGCCTGCGCCTCGGCACGCGGCAGGCCGCGGCCGGGTAGCATGTGACGCATCACCTGGTCGTCGTTGTAAAAGCGCGCCAGCGCCTCGAAGTCGCGCGGCTCGAAGCGGCGCAGGATCAGGCGCGCCGTCTCGATCATGCAGGGCGCACCGCGCAGATGCGCTGCCGCACGGCATTCGCTTCCTCACCCTGCTCGAAAGCGCGAATCTCAAACCCGGCTTCGCGGCACCAGTCGAGCAGTTCATGCGGTGCCAGCAGGAAATCCGGATTGCTCGGCTTGCCGAAGCGCTCGTTGCCGCGCATGAAGGTCTCGTAGATCAGCACGCCCTTAGGGGCGAGTGCGGCGGCGATCTGCGGAAACAGCGGCCGCCACAGATAGTTGGTCACTACCACGGCATCGAACTGTTTTGCGGCCAGAGGCCAGGGACCGTTCTCGACATCGGCCTCGATCAAATCAGCATTGGCGTGTGCGCGCAGGTCGGCGACACCGGACAGATCGCGGTCAAGGAAGCACACCTTATGGCCGTTTTCCAGAAACCGCCGGCCATGCCGCCCGCCACCGCAGGCGAGGTCCAATACATTGCTCCTGGCACTGCCGCCGGAGGTGACGAGGGGCGCAAAGCGCTCAACCCAGGGAGATGGCAAGCCGCTGCCGTGCATGCTGTCGATCTGCCCCCTTGTTGCACCGCCGTGACTGCCCCATGTATAACGTGTTGCAGGTCAAGGCAGGTTTCGGCCCCCGTGCCGAATCACCCGGTAAGAGTCATGATCAAGTACGAACTGAAATGCCGCAAGGACCACGTTTTCGAGGCGTGGTTTTATGACAGCGCCACCTACGACAAGCAGGCGGCGGGCGGCAAGGTCGTGTGCCCGGTCTGCAACTCGCGCAAGGTCGAGAAGGCGCCGATGGCGCCACGCATCGGCAAGTCGAAAGGCGAGGTCGCCAAGGCCGAAGCCAAAGAGGCGGCCAAGATGCGCCAGGCGCTCACCGAGTTGCGCGATCATGTCGAGAAGAACGCCGATTACGTTGGCGACCAGTTCGCCGAAGAGGCGCGCAGGATCCATTACGGTGAAACCGACAAGCGGAATATCTACGGCGAGGCGACCAAGGATGAGGCCAAGGAACTGGTCGAAGAGGGCGTCGACGTTGCCATGATCCCCTGGCTGCCCAGGGAAGATGCCTGACGCTTAGGCGTCCTTCGTTGCCACCAGCATGTAATTCACGTCGGTGTCGCGGCCGATGCTCCAGCGGTCGTTGAGCGGGCTGTAGCTGACGCCGGCCACTTCGCCCAAGCTCAGCCCGGCGCGGCGCAAGGACCCGGCCAGCTCATGCGGCTTGAGGAATTTCTTCCAGTCATGCGTGCCGCGCGGCACCCAGCCAAGGATGTATTCGGCGGCGACAATGCC includes:
- a CDS encoding acyclic terpene utilization AtuA family protein, whose product is MSSSQEAPRAIRIGGASAFWGDSMVAAPQLLAQGEVDYLIFDYLAEITMSIMARMRAKDPAQGYATDFVAVTMKRLLPELARRKVKVVANAGGVNPAACAAAIRALIADAGLSLKVGVVLGDDLLPQIDTLKSQLEPMQKGAETPAKFMSANAYLGAAPIAAALKAGADIVVTGRCVDSALVLGPLLHEFGWDLQDFDKLSAGSLAGHIIECGAQASGGLFTDWRDVPDWDNIGYPIAEVSADGSFVVIKPKGTGGLVSFGTVAEQLVYEIGDPACYMLPDVTCDFTAVQIEQIGEHRVRVSNAKGRPPPDRYKVSATWLDGFRAVAHMTIGGIDAREKAERSAEAILKRTRKIFAALNIGDYRSTSIEILGSEAMYGPQAAAGARAAREVVMKLAVSHTDKAALEIFSREIAPAGTSFSPGTTGFFGGRPSPQPVVRLFSCFIPKTSLSIALDTEGEEKPFAVPMISGEPRGAAAGQDISAPLPAGPTKTVPLVRLAYARSGDKGNDSNIGVIARKPDYLPAIRAALTTEAVAGWFAHLVEGPVERFDWPGIHGLNFLLHQALGGGGIASLRNDPQGKAFAQMLLDFPVPVPANWAV
- a CDS encoding ComF family protein, which produces MQDTLAVQIVSRSWKRLWRSAWRGGVDALLPPQCMLCTAQVDEPGRLCLDCWPSVGFIADPCCPTCGVPHAVPVPDGLVCGACLKDTPPFARARAAFVYGGGGRDLVLRFKRGDRTDLAPGLAALMRQAGAPLLTECDMILPVPLHRWRLWRRRFNQSALLARALGGVTGKPVLLDLLQRRRATRSLGRLNRAARRRELAGAIAVDPGQAAAIRGRRLLLVDDVFTTGATVNACCRALLRAGAAEVTVLTLARVVRAEQSAI
- the grxC gene encoding glutaredoxin 3, encoding MAQIEIYTTFMCPYCARAKALLDKKGQTYDEIDVSYDAAKREEMTQKAGGVRTVPQIWINGTHVGGSDDLYALERAGKLDAMLAA
- a CDS encoding carbon-nitrogen hydrolase family protein, with amino-acid sequence MAQKVKVGLVQPNIWDNMDANIAHVSALVRKAREAGADFITTPENSGFMGVNAAASVAAGKPEESHPALQAFRKLSAELGTWLLVGSLAIKPAGANRNFNRSYLLAPDGGIAARYDKIHLFDVDLPSGETYRESNSIAPGGEGVLTSLPFGTLGMSVCYDLRFPGLYRGLAQAGADLITIPAAFTRTTGQAHWHVLMRARAIETGAFVIAPAMWGDHPGNRQTYGHSLVIDPWGRVLADMGDGVGAKVVEIDLGEVAKARAQIPAWRHDPVYTLPARNLTGRAAE
- a CDS encoding inositol monophosphatase family protein, with product MTFDIDKRLQHASQVIREAGKLARGFFDNRSELVVKLKGVQDFVSQADAETEDLIASRLLGEFPHDGILGEERGRRGGDTDALWVIDPIDGTANYVRGLPYWCVAIALMVQGRIELGLIYDAVSDKLYTARAGHGAFCNGKPISVSGMQRFDQACLGIGYGHGEAPGPHAKVIDNLLAAHCQYRRLGSGLLLMALAAEGALDGFYELRMKPWDALAGLLLVREAGGFTNDYEGRGMPQAEPVLALTPALWAPFAQAMNVTLPLYSAARPVKLRAGNV
- a CDS encoding GNAT family N-acetyltransferase; the encoded protein is MIETARLILRRFEPRDFEALARFYNDDQVMRHMLPGRGLPRAEAQARAKSNIHNFNDHWDRRGHGVWAVQDRVSGRLLGQCGLRWVPEAEQTELLYLLGKTAWGRGLASEAGRAALQFGFERCNLTQLIALTAPENRGSKRVLAKLGFSYTGEGPIWERIVSWHNLPREAWNRMQTESVSSDITA
- a CDS encoding class I SAM-dependent methyltransferase translates to MDLACGGGRHGRRFLENGHKVCFLDRDLSGVADLRAHANADLIEADVENGPWPLAAKQFDAVVVTNYLWRPLFPQIAAALAPKGVLIYETFMRGNERFGKPSNPDFLLAPHELLDWCREAGFEIRAFEQGEEANAVRQRICAVRPA
- a CDS encoding DUF1178 family protein, coding for MIKYELKCRKDHVFEAWFYDSATYDKQAAGGKVVCPVCNSRKVEKAPMAPRIGKSKGEVAKAEAKEAAKMRQALTELRDHVEKNADYVGDQFAEEARRIHYGETDKRNIYGEATKDEAKELVEEGVDVAMIPWLPREDA